AGTTTACTTTCGGCAGTGAAAAGAATCCAGGATAGTAGTAActataagaaaagaaaagaatccaAGTCTCCAGGACAGTAGTAACTATAAGAGTTGTTGCTGTTGTTCTGATAGCCAAATGGTAAGATCCATGCACAATGAGAGAAGACAGACAGGTTTGTTTTCTGATCTCCAGCTCACAGGACGCACACACTGTGatgcagagggagagctgcaggTTGCTATGCAGTCGCTCCTCTGATTGATTAGTGACACTGGTGTGCTCTGAAGAAAGTCATCAAATTTCCTTCAGTTAGAAAAGTGAATGAAAGGTAGGACCTCTCAAGGGTAGGGGCATGAAGCGGGATGATTGGCTAATAAGGAGATGTCTAGAACTACAAATACAAAGAATACAATGGATTAAGAAAGCAACAAAATTCATTTTCCTATTGCCATCTTAATAAGATAATGCAGTTTGTTTGTGATTGGCTGGAAAATTACTGAGCTCACATTCCCACTATTACCAGTGAATCATACTTGTAACTCTGGGAAGCAGATATTTTCCTCAATTCTGAGCAGATGAAGGCTTGTTTCAGAAGAAAGTTAGAATCTTTGCTAATAGTACCAAACCACAAAAGGTACAAGCAGAAAGTGTTTAAAAAATGTCTCTTCAAATATAGCCTGTTTTATTCCCATCCCTACCTGCAATCCATTTCAGACTCACCTGCATGCCACACACTCGGACCCCAATAACTGCTGAAGTACTCTGCTGACACTTCCGGATCTGGTTAGCTTTCTTCTCTTCTGATGCATCATCTCCATGCTGCCGGGTTCCCATTTTAAGGTCCAACACACATGGCACTTCGTATCGGGAGGTTAGATTTTCCAGCAAGATAAATTCTGACTTGTTAAGGAAAAAGCCTTACAATAAGAAATACAGGTTTAAAAAGCATTCTGACAGCCCCATTCCAAGTGGAGGTAGTGGTGGCGTTTCTTAGCAGTcagcaaaagttaaaaaaataaaactgagaaaTGGCTAAAAGTAGGGGCATCCAACCTTTGCCCAATCATGACTGCGCTAGCAACTTAGCAAGAACCAAAAGGATACACCTACTTTGTATTAAACAAAGTAGACTGCACATGACCTAGTCTTTCATTTGGATGTGACGTCCAAAGAGACTATAGGTTCCAGCTTGCACTGCTCTCTCTCACTCTACAAGCACCTCCAAATTAGAGATGAAAATCACTACGGGCTGCATTATTTACAAGGCTGGCCACATTCTGGCAATCCACAGTCTAATTTTAAAGTTGTCCTTGGACTGAGTAAACCTAGCAGACACTATTTCCATAAAGGGAGGAAAAACGTTTTAGTGatgaaggcactggactggaattcACGAGATATggattcaatttcctgctctgccacagacactttcatgaccttgggaaaatcactaaaattctctgtgccttggttcctcATCTCTAAAATGAGGGGATAACACTTCCTTCTGTCACAAAGGGgttatgaggataaattcatAAATATTTGGGAAgacctcagatactatggtaatgggggcccATTAAATTATCTAGCTAGGAACTTATCACTTGTGAGGCTAGCCCCTGGGAGAATTCTATATGCATTAATCGTTCTACATGTTTCTAACAGGTTAATTACGTTTATGCATACACATTTTTAGTGATCCAATCACCCAAACTCTTCACATACAAGATTCCCTTCCCTAAGCATGTAGGTCTTAAGATCTTTACAGCATCCGTGCCAGTTGCAAACAGAACGTATTCAAGGTTCTTTGTGCCTTATTATGGAAGAGAACCAACATCACTCTaaagcagtggtgagcaacctgtggcctgtcagggtaatccactggtgggctgcgagacagtttgtttacattgaccgtctgcaggcacggccacccacaggtcccagtggctgcggttcgccattcctagccaacaggagctgtgggaagcggcacagGCTGCAGaaatgtgctggccaccgcttcccgcagctcccattggctaggaacggtaaaccatggccactgggagctacaggtggccatgcctgcggacggtcaatgtaaacaaactgtctcatggcctgccagcggattaccctgatgggcggCTTCCGACCCGCGGGCTGTCCACCACTTCTCTAAAGGTTCACAGGCATATAGACTCCTTTTGTCTTTACTAGAGTTAAGAGTGCGTGCTCTGATGGCTGCACTGGCACTAATGGAACAAGGAAATCTCATTTTCCATCACATGATCAATCCTACACTCTCAGACCCAATTAGTATAATCTGCTTCTGCTTTTAGGAGCTTGCATTTACTAAGGATTTTCATCTTTTCTCAGTTATAAACCCAGATAATATTTTAGGTTCAGTTTGCTTTCACTAAAAAATTAGCTGAAATTAGGAAGCTGCTGGCAGCAAAGGACTAGCCTGTACAAAAAAAGTTTTCAGAAGTACTGCTTTTTTCTCACTCAAGGAATCAAAACGTTCCACATTTGActactttaattaaaaaacaatcccctcatactttaaaaaaaaaaaaatcatctgagAAGATACATTTTTGGAAttgtgagggtgggggagttgaGGCTAAATCCTTTGACATCATCCTAATATATGCAAAAATCTCATAACTGCCCATGCCAAGGAAAGAAGCAGCAGAACTCCACACCTCTAAACTCATGCATTAGTAAACCTGTCTAGTCAGTGATCACTTCACCTAGGATGCTGGAAATTTTTCCACTAACAGAGATTCATACTAAAGTAGATTCCTTGAGTTGCCCAGCACAGATGTGTTTAAGTGTTGCGAAAGCCCAAATTCTGGCAGAGTAACGATCCCTTCATAGTCACATTTTATCTGACAAACCATGGTTTCAGATAATCCCATTCTCAGTGTTATAACTACAGAGTCTGGACTGGgcctttttttttgggggggggggggtagaggggggCTTTgctaagaaaagaaaagcagaatcCCTCTTTGTTCTGCTGTTGTGGGAGAGACTTCGGGGAAAGGATACTATATTGGTTCCGATGTTTTGCATTTTCCTTCATCCGCCGTAACTGCTGCTGGTGACATTTCATACTCCAAGGGTTATGATGCTTAAACTGTGAACTGACATTCCCCTTTTTCTCTACACTGTAATACAAGACTTCAGATTTCTTCAGCCAATCAAATTCTTCCTCTAATTTGTGactagaaaacaaaaaaagtaagaaGTCAGAAGCCAAATGGAGAAAGTAAGTACCctacttttaaaaggaaaagatatAATTTGTTCAAGCTTTACATATTATACACTGCTGACCCTCAACCACTCAATGCTTTCAATTAGCCCATTCATATGTATCTCAAAATACGTCTACCAACAGCTGGCAAAATCCATTACTTCATTATACATGGGTCTGGGCAAGATTCCCATTGCTGATATTTCAGACTTTGTAAATCTGCTTCCACAATCTGACTATATGCTAATTTATATTTGCAGATTTCAACAGACCCTATGAAACAAACAGTAAGGAGATCTATAGAATACCTCACCTGCTTGTACTACTTAGATAGAGTATGCAGGGCACAGCTAGAAGTTTTCCAGATTTCCATTTTGTTACAGCTCTCTGGTAACTGCCACTACAGTATATCACAGATCGGGGGATTTGAATTGGGAACAGGTTTGCAGGAATCCTGCTTTACCTCTAATTGCATTTTTCCTCATTCACCCATGCAAAAGATTCCAGTAGACTCATTCAGCATAGCTGAATTTTTCTCTTGCACAGTCATGCTTTTGCAGACACTACAGTTAGAAAATAACCAGAATCCTAGAACCTTCCTCGACTGACCACTGAAAAGATATAATTGTGAAGGGGCTCAAATGAAACTCGCCTGAATGGAAACCACTTCTGCTACTGAAAGTGTTTCACAGTGGAAGAAGAAGAGACAAACAAATGATAGTGGGAGGAAGAGACATATGGCAGAAGAAACAGAAAGACTGGATAAAAACCTCCATTCTAGCATTGAAACATAGTCCCCatgtatttaattttattcaTATCTGCATCAGAACAGATATgaataaaattaaacacatggAGGTTATGTTTCAAAGCTTTACACTCATTTCCTTTTGACCTaccttttcattttttcctctttcctgtgCTGTCGGACCCATTCCTTAGTTATCTTGTCATTTTCTAATAATACAGTCTTTTTGTTAGACCACCGTAACAACTTATTTTTGGGTTCACAGTCAGAATTATCTATGCTTTCCAAGTTATCATGGTCCCCATTTAATGGATAGGCTATTAGACACAGATTTCCATCTTCATCCTCTTCAAAGCTCACCGACACCACgcctggggaaggaaaggagatgACCAGTTAGCAATCATTGAAATGACACGCAAACACTTTATGCAACATGATTTTACACGAAGAATATAGCAACTTTTGGTTTTTCTCTTACCCAGGTCCTTAGTTTTTATCTTGCCACAGGCCAAAACTCATCTGCCAACCTAACAAATATCAAAACATCTAGACAAAATGACACCTCACAGAGAAGACAGTTTATCATGTAGACAAAACAATAGTGACAGaagatatttttttctctctgatgcACAGAGTCAAATAGGAATCAAATAATAACAGGAGACGATTTCAATTATTGaaaaattttattaatttaaaaaaaagtctgactgGTCTGACCCTAGGAGAGAtgtaaaacattttatatttacatCTTGCAGTGAAAAATAACCTGCATAGCAACACCAAAAGCTTTAAGTTTTGCATGACAGCAAAGCAAAAAGCATTTATCCAGATTTTTTTGCGGgttaatagattccaagggcaAGGAAAGGCTTGCAAGCAGAGCAAAACAAGAAAAACGTCACACATTACAACAGATACTAGTTCAAAGGCTTCCACTTAGAATCACCACGTTTAATtttacactccccccccccctttttggggTATATATTTTATTGATGTTGGTTATGCAGCAGTCTTGTGAAGAGAACAAAAAGCAATACAAAGCAAATCTGATTGTAGTACACAGAAACATGGTGAACCTCGAAAGCATTTTTTCCTCCTCATCTCAAGCGTCTCTAGAACACTGCATTGTATATTAAGAGTCTTAGAGGAAAGTTCTGATAGGGTTGCCCCCAGTGCCATATTAGAAAGTTTCAATGATTATCGAAGAAGCCGTAACAACTggctgaatgtttttttttttttttttctcagtccTTTCTCTTTATCCTCAAATCAATCAATCTGCACAGTTCTTGCAGCACATCACTCGGCCGGAGGGGAGAGTTCTCGGCGAGAGATTGGCACTTCTGAGCAGGGCAGGCGGTTCTGGGACCTACAGTAGCTGGGGTAGGGAGTGCAGAAGCTCTGACTGACAGTCCTGCTGCCACATAGGAAAGGACTACAGGAAAAAATGGGGGAGCCAGCTAGCAAATGGCCTTTGGCTTTATCCTGGAAAAAACAACAGAGATGGACCAAATGAGGCCCCCTTACCCCTaaatccctcccacacacccccaaaaaagaaaaaccacataTACTAGTACAATTGTTCTACAACATTTTGTAAAGTATCATTTATAGACCACATTTTCTTCAACAATTCCAAAAGAGCTTTTAATAAGATGTGTTCAAACCTCTCAGCAAGTATGTGAACATTCAAACAATATAACTTTGAAACATCTTCTCTGAAGTCCTCCTCCAATTTTACAATCAATATCAAAAGACACTTGGCCACCCTTACTCAGTGTTCAAGtctaaaatgctttaaaaagcaaTTCAAAATGAATAAATGCTTCAGACTTACTTTATCAATTAATCACCAGACAGCAGTTAATGGAATACCCCACAAAGAGAGAAGCATTTTGTTTAACTAGTGCAACGCTTAAAAGAACTGGAATTTCCACTCCTACATACCATCTGACTCAGCCTCATCACGGCTACTTGATCCTTGCCTATCTAAATGCCAGGAATTTTCGTTTCCTTAAGGGCAGAAACAAACTGCAAATGTTTAACAAGATACTTTTCAACTTTCTTTGCTATACTGACGTTAGATATAGTGATTAATATATGAGAGTTAGAGGACAACCCAAAACACAAAACAATACAGCTAAACTTCCACAAAACATGTATTCAGGCAATCTTACCCAGCCCCTGAAGACACACATTAAACAAGAggcaacaaaataataataataaaaaaaattaaaatcagaaataaaaatgaaagtattACTGAGAACATTTACAAGCTGTTAGCTACTTACCTGTCTGTGCCTAAGGGAGATATATGGGCTGTCACCAGCAGAGTTGCTCTACTCTAATGCTGTGTTAGTCAGCCCAAAGACCCACTGGCAAGCATCTCCACCCTGCATCTCCACAGCCTGGCTCAGACAACATCaaaatacatgaaaagaaaacCCCTAAAATCTCTTCCGCACAGAAGAGATTTTAGAGGAAACAGAGCACACTTGGATTCACAAAAGAGAAAAAGCCCAACCCCTTTCTAAGGTTTCATAACATACCTTCATACTGTGGAGTGAATTTACGCATTTCTGTTGGGAGAGTCTCATAGAATTGGTGTTCCCTCTGGATGAGGGGTTTACAGATGGTCTTGTCATTAAACCGGAGGACACAGGAGTGACCCCCAACTTGGTGGACAAAAGGCTCGAGCAGGACTCCCTTGGCATAGTGCTCCACTTCCATAGCTCCAAATGCTGGGCTCATCCTTGTAGCACATTAGATAAAACAATGTGGCAATGGTGAAGGCAGTTCAGAAGTAGAAGATCTGTCTCCCAAAAGGTGTTTATTCCAGTTAAAAAAGTCtgttaaaacaaatacaatagaATCCTGTGTGTTAATAACTTTGTATGTTGAGGTCTGAGCAACCAAAGCTAACAGTTACTTTCATAAGGCACAGCAAAGGAAACAGAATGTAAACAATCCTCTATGCAAGGTGAAACTGAAAAGAACCTACAGCTCTAAGTGCAGAGGCAAGTAAGAGTGAGATCATACaggcagagaaaaacaaaaccacttaCCCCTCCCACCAAAGCCTCAGCCAATGGGAATTACATTtagctgcaacacagacccacaATGAAGGAGGAGAACTAGGTGAGGCGATACAAAAGGGAAGGGTAATAAACATACTGCTTCTCTCAGCTGTTCTCGTTACTAGCCCTCACAGCATTTTCTTATCAACAGAAAGGCCCATAGGGAAACCTGAAGATAAAACTTCATGTATTAGCACTTTATTCTACATGCTCATTTTAGAGACGAAGCAGAGTTTAGATCAAAGTTAGGCTTTACATTTAAGCTATTATGAACACTTACAGAACTACACAAATCAATCATTGTCAATCCATGCATAAGTTTCCATTTAATGCATGTGATGTTTTACTAACTTTCAACACAAAACACAAGCTATAAAGAATGAAAGACTAGTTAAAAACTCCCACTAAATTGACAAAATCATCTTTTCCAGGAACTGGAAAAATAACCTATAAAATCCAACCTGAGCAACTTTCTGTTCTAAATTACTTTGAAATAATACATTGTAGAAATATGCTATGCACTGTTCATGTTATCTGTGAAAAATATTGATCACAGTAATTAAACttttaaacagtttaattttTTGTATCATTAAGCAATTTTCGAATGTACTATACTGCATAGCTAAAGGCAGAGAA
The sequence above is drawn from the Natator depressus isolate rNatDep1 chromosome 7, rNatDep2.hap1, whole genome shotgun sequence genome and encodes:
- the IP6K2 gene encoding inositol hexakisphosphate kinase 2, which codes for MSPAFGAMEVEHYAKGVLLEPFVHQVGGHSCVLRFNDKTICKPLIQREHQFYETLPTEMRKFTPQYEGVVSVSFEEDEDGNLCLIAYPLNGDHDNLESIDNSDCEPKNKLLRWSNKKTVLLENDKITKEWVRQHRKEEKMKSHKLEEEFDWLKKSEVLYYSVEKKGNVSSQFKHHNPWSMKCHQQQLRRMKENAKHRNQYKFILLENLTSRYEVPCVLDLKMGTRQHGDDASEEKKANQIRKCQQSTSAVIGVRVCGMQVYQTGTGQLMFMNKYHGRKLSVQGFKEALYQFFHNGKYLRRELFEPVIKKLTELKSVLEKQESYRFYSSSLLIIYDGKELQEVTVDSDPEDLEDLSEESSDESAGAYAYKPTASTVDVRMIDFAHTTCKYYGEDSVVHEGQDTGYVFGLQNLIGIIKEIRDESSE